DNA sequence from the Streptomyces sp. HUAS 15-9 genome:
GCGAGCTGCGTGGCAAGGCCGCGAAGATCAAGGAGAAGCGCGAGAGCTGAGCGCTTCTGGGACGTCACAGCGGAGCCGGATAACATCTGGCTCCGATGGACACCGAAGCACAGCCGACGGAGCGCGACCGCTCCTCCCGCCCCGACACGGGGGCCGCGGAGGAACGGTCGCGTTTCGCGTTGGTGTCGCGGATCACCGAGTGGCTGCCGGGCGGGTGGATCACCCTCACCCTCTTCGTCTGCCTGCTGTTTTTGCTGCTTCTCAACACTTTCGTGGTGCAACCCTTCCAGATTCCCAGCGGATCCATGGAACAGGGATTGAGGATCGGGGACCGCGTTCTCGTAAATAAGTTGGCGTACCGTTTCGGTGCCGAGCCGCGGCGCGGCGACATCGTCGTGTTCGACGGCACCGGGTATTTCGGGGACGCCGACTACATCAAGCGCGTTGTAGGTGTGGGGGGAGACCACGTGGTCTGCTGCGACCAGAAGGGGAGGATCGAAGTGAACGGCCGGCCGGTCGACGAGACGGCGTTCCTCCATCCGGGGGACAGCGCCTCCGCCGTCCCCTTCGACGTCGTCGTGCCCGACGGCACACTGTTCGTCCTGGGCGACCACCGCAGCGACTCCAGTGACTCCCGTGACCACCTGGGCTCTCCGGGCGGCGGCATGATCCCGGTCGGGGACGTCATCGGCCGCGCCGACTGGATCGTCTGGCCGACGGGCCACGTCAGGCACCTGAACCGCCCCGCCGCCTACGCGCGCGTGCCCGCGGCGGAGGGCGCGCATGGGTAACCGCGGAAAACCGCGCGGTATGCCGAGCAGCGCCGCGGACAACCTGCTGCCCACCGGGAGCCGGCGCGCCGCGAGCCCGGCCGGCGGCCGTTCCCGCGCGGAGCGGCGCAAACTCCAGCGTAAGGTCAAGCGCAAGCGCAGGCGCAGCGCGGCCCGTGAGATACCGCTGCTGGTCGGTGTGGCCGTCCTGATAGCCCTCGTACTGAAGACGTTCCTCGTCCAGGCCTTCGTCATCCCGTCGGGCTCCATGGAGCAGACGATCCGGATCGGCGACCGTGTCCTGGTCGACAAGTTCACCCCGTGGTTCGGCTCCAAGCCGCAGCGCGGGGACGTCGTCGTGTTCCACGACCCGGGCGGCTGGCTGGCGGACGAGCAGACCACGAAGAAGAACGACCCGGTGGTCGTCAAGCAGTTCAAGGAAGGGCTCACCTTCATCGGTCTGTTGCCCTCCGACAACGAGAAGGACCTCATCAAGCGGGTCATCGGTGTCGGCGGAGACCACGTCAAGTGCTGTGACGCACAGGGACGCGTGACCGTCAACGGCGTGCCCCTCACCGAGGGTGACTATCTGTTTCCCGGCAACGCCCCCTCCACCACCCCGTTCGACATCACCGTCCCCCAGGGACGGCTGTGGGTGATGGGCGACCACCGGGGCAACTCCGCCGACTCCCGCGCGCACCAGAACACCGACTACGGCGGCACGGTCTCCGTGGACTCCGTGGTGGGCCGGGCCATGGTGATCGGCTGGCCCGTCGACCACTGGACCAGGCTGCAGGAACCTAAAACCTTCGCAAGCGTGTCGAACTCCGTGTCGGGGTCGACCGCCGCTCCCGAACTGTCGCATAGGGTTGCCTCCGACGAACCGAACGGATTCATCCAACTCCCGACCCCTGCGGAACTCCCGCTCGTTATGGGAGTGGTGGGCCTGCGTCGTGCACGGGGCAGGCGGCGGCACAGAGTAAGGAGTTGGCGTGGGGGATGTAGCGGTTGGCGCACGGTCGGGACACGACGGCGAGGAGCACCCCGGGCGCCCCGCGGAAGACAGTGTCCCCGGCCTGGACGGAGACATGACCTCAGGGAATGAGCCCGGACCGGCCGGTGGCGGCCCGTCCTCGGGCGGGCAGCAGCCGGGGAGCGGGGACGACGGGCCGGGCGGCTCGGCCGCCGGGCCCCAAAAGCCCCGCTCCTTCTGGAAGGAGCTGCCGATCCTGGTCGGCATCGCGCTGGTGCTGGCGCTGCTGATCAAGACGTTCCTGGTGCAGGCGTTCTCGATCCCGTCCGACTCGATGCAGAACACCCTCCAGCAGGGTGACCGCGTCCTGGTGGACAAGCTCACCCCGTGGTTCGGCTCCGAGCCCGAGCGCGGCGAGGTCGTCGTCTTCCACGACCCGGCCGAGTGGCTGAAGGGCGAGCCCACGCCCACCCCCAACGCCGTGCAGAAGGTCCTCAGCTGGATCGGCCTGATGCCCTCCGCCGAGGAGAAGGACCTGATCAAGCGGGTCATCGGCGTCGGCGGTGACACGATCGAGTGCAAGGGCTCGGGCCCGCTGAAGGTCAACGGCAAGGCGCTGAACGAGCCCTACGTCTACCCCGGCAACACGCCGTGCAGCGTCGACGACCAGGGCGGCCAGTTCAAGGTGAAGGTCCCCGAGGGCTACATCTGGGTGATGGGCGACCACCGCCAGAACTCCCGTGACTCCCGCTACAACCAGGACGACAAGAACCACGGCATGGTCCCGGTCGACAAGGTCGTCGGCCGTGCCATCGTCAAGGCCTGGCCGATCAACCGCTGGGGCACGCTGCCGGTCCCGGACACCTTCGACCAGCCCCTCGACCAGCAGTCCTCCGCCGCCTCGTCCCTCCCGGTCGCGCCGCAGGCCCTCGCGCTCGTGGGCGTGCTGCCGGTGGCGGTGTGGCGGCGCAGGCGCACCGCCGCCCGGTCGGCATCGGCCGGCACCAAGGCGTAGGCCGCGAGCGGCGGCCTCCATGCGGCCCCCCGGTCCCGTGACGGGTCGGGGGCCCACGCATGACGCTCGTGACACCTCAGAAGGCGGTGAAGCCCTCCGGAAGCGGTGAAAGCTTTGGAGAGCTTGTGACCGGGGTCGCGAAAGAGGGGCTCCCCCGGTCCCGTACCGCCGGGTAGGGTGCGGGTCCATGGGTGGCGAGAGCACTACACGTACGGCCCCGCGCAGCGGCGGCAGAGGCACGGCGCAGGTCGGCAGCCGGCTGGGACAGCGGTTGTCGGGGCTGGCCGTCGCGCTGGGCCTGGTGCTGTTCCTCGGCGGATTCGTGTGGGCAGCGGTGGTCTACCGGCCGTACACCGTGCCCACCAGCTCGATGGAGCCGACGATCACCATGGGCGACCGCGTCCTGGCCCAGCGCATCGACGGCAACGAGGTGCGCCGCGGTGACGTCGTCGTCTTCCGCGACAAGTCCTGGGTCACCAACGCGAACGTGGTCAAGCGCGTGGTCGCCGTCGGCGGTGACACGGTCTCCTGCTGCACCGACGGAAAGCTCACCGTCAACGGCAAGCAGATCGAGGAGCCGTATCTGCCCAAGGGCAGTCTGGCCGAGGTCAAGAACATCCCGACCGTGAAGGTCCCCGAGGGCCGGCTCTTCCTCCTCGGCGACGAGCGCCGGGGCTCCCTGGACTCCACCGCCCACCTCACGGACGCGGCCAGCGGCACCGTCTCGCGCAACGCCGTGAGCGCCCGCGTGGACGCCGTCATCTGGCCGATGAACGGCATGCTCAAGCGCCCCACCGGCTTCGAGGACCTCGGCGCCCTGTCCCAGCCCGGCCCGCTGCGCATCATCTTCTCTTGCGTCGTCGGCGGTGCGGTCCTCGTCCTGGGCGGCGGCGCGTACGGCCCGATCGCCAAGCGGATGGCCCGCTCCCGCGCCGGTAAGCGGCCGGAGCCCACCAGTGCCAGCTGAGGCCACGGACGCGGGCGAGACGGCCGCCAGGGACGACGGGGGCCCCGCAAACGCGTACGAGGACTCGTACCAGGGCGGTCTGCGCAAGGTCGCCAGGGTCGTCCTGCTCGACGCCGAGGACCGTATCCTGCTGCTGCACGGGCACGAGCCGGACGATCCGGCCGACGACTGGTGGTTCACTCCGGGCGGCGGCCTGGAGGGCGACGAGACCCGTGAACAGGCCGCGCTGCGGGAACTCACCGAGGAGACGGGTATCACCGAGGTCGAACTCGGCCCCGTGCTGTGGCGGCGCGTGTGTTCGTTCCCGTTCGCGGGCCGCCACTGGGACCAGGACGAGTGGTACTACTTGGCTCGTACGGCCCAGACGGTGACCGCGGCGGCCGGTCTGACCGAGCTGGAGCGGCGCAGCGTCGCAGGAGCTCGATGGTGGACGTGCCAGGAACTGACCCGGGCGCATGAGACGGTGTATCCGACCAGACTTGCCGAGCTGCTGCGGAGGCTGCTCGACGAAGGTCCCCCGGCCGGGCCCGTGACCCTTGACCCGGAAATCGTCTAGGGGCCCGCGGGACTGGCGCACAATGGTGGGATCGCACGGGTGAAGGGGAACATGCCATGAGCGCCGAGGACCTCGAGAAGTACGAGACCGAGATGGAGCTCAAGCTCTACCGGGAGTACCGCGATGTCGTCGGTCTGTTCAAATACGTGATCGAGACCGAGCGGCGCTTCTACCTCACCAACGACTACGAGATGCAGGTGCACTCGGTACAGGGCGAGGTGTTCTTCGAGGTGTCGATGGCCGACGCCTGGGTCTGGGACATGTACCGGCCCGCCCGCTTCGTGAAGCAGGTGCGTGTCCTCACATTCAAGGACGTGAACATCGAGGAGCTGAACAAGACCGATCTGGAGCTTCCGGGCGGGTGACGGAGTTGTCCACAACGGCTGAGCCGTCCACCAAGATCCACTTCTTGGGGACGGATGCGTGAACGTTGGCGCCGGAGGTGGTGCCGACATGAACGCACGCGGTGCACTCGGCAGGTACGGCGAGGAACTGGCCGCACGGCGGCTGGCCGAGGCCGGGATGACGGTCCTGGAGCGCAACTGGCGCGGAGGCAGGACGGGCGAGATCGACATCGTTGCCAGGGACGGCGACGTGCTGGTCGTCTGCGAGGTGAAGACCCGCAGGAGCGGTGGCTTCGAGCATCCGATGGCGGCGGTCACGCCCGAGAAGGCAGGCCGACTGCGCGGCCTGGCCGAACGGTGGATCCACGCCCACGGCGGGGCCCCACCGGGAGGCGTCCGGATCGACCTCGTCGGCATCCTCCTGCCCGACCGCGGCGCCCCGGTCGTCGAACATGCGCGGGGGGTGGCCTGACATGGGATTCGCCCGTACGTGCTCGGTGGCGCTGGTGGGCGTCGAGGGCGTGGTGGTCGAGGTCCAGGCAGACCTGGAACCCGGGGTGGCGGCGTTCACCCTGGTGGGGCTGCCGGACAAGAGCCTGACGGAGAGTAAGGACCGGGTGAGGGCGGCCGTGGTCAACTCCGGCGCCTCCTGGCCGTCGAAGAAGCTCACGGTCGGCCTGAGCCCGGCGTCGGTGCCCAAGGCGGGCAGCGGGTTCGACCTCGCCATCGCCTGCGCGGTGCTCGGCGCCGCCGAGCGGATCGACCCGCGAGTGCTCGCCGACATCGTGATGATCGGAGAGCTGGGGCTGGACGGCCGGGTGCGCCCGGTCCGGGGTGTCCTGCCGGCGGTGCTGGCCGCGGCCGACGCCGGATACGAGCAGGTGGTGGTGCCGGAGTGCGCCGCCGCGGAGGCCTCACTAGTGCCCGGGGTGTCGGTGCTGGGCATCCGCAGCCTGCGGCAGCTGATCGCCGTGCTGACGGACGAGCCGGTGCCCGAGGAGGAGCCGGACGAGCAGGGCCGCCCCGATCCGCTCCTGGCCGGACTGCGCGTGCCCGGCACCGGAGCCGCCACCGGCATGCACCTGGGCACCGGCCGCCACGAGCAGGACCACGACCTGGCCGACGTGGTGGGCCAGCGCTCGGCGCGCACGGCGGTGGAGGTGTCCGCCGCGGGCGGCCATCACCTCTTCCTGGAGGGGCCGCCCGGTGCCGGCAAGACGATGCTCGCGGAGCGGCTGCCCGCCGTCCTGCCCCGGCTCACCCGCGAGGAGTCCCTGGAGGTCACCGCCGTCCACTCGGTGGCCGGACTCCTGCCGCCTGGCAAGCCGCTCATCGGCGTCGCCCCCTACTGCGCCCCGCACCACTCGGCCACCATGCAGTCGCTGGTCGGCGGCGGCCAGGGCATCGCACGGCCCGGAGCCGTGTCACTGGCCCACCGGGGAGTGCTCTTCCTCGACGAGGCCCCGGAGTTCCACGGCCAGACCCTCGACGCCCTGCGCCAGCCCCTGGAGTCGGGGCACGTCGTGATCGCGCGCAGCGCGGGCGTGGTGCGGTTCCCGGCGAGGTTTCTCATGGTGCTCGCGGCCAACCCGTGCCCCTGCGGCCGCTTCTCCCGGCGGGACACCCTGTGCGAATGCCCGCCGTCGGCGATCCGCCGCTATCAGGCGCGGCTGTCCGGCCCTCTGCTCGACCGGGTCGACCTCCGCGTCGAGGTCGACCCCGTGACCCGGGCACAGCTCACCGAGCCCGGCGCCCGGGGCGAGTCCACCGCGACGGTCTCCGACCGGGTCCGGGAAGCCCGGGAACGAGCGGCGGCACGCCTCGTCGGAACCCCGTGGCGGACCAACAGCGAGGTGCCGGGCCGGGAACTGCGCGGCACCTGGCACGCGGCGACCGGCGCCATGGACGAGGCGGAGCGGAACCTGGAGCGAGGCGTATTGACCGCCCGCGGGCTGGATCGCGTCCTGCGGGTCGCCTGGACGGTCGCGGACCTCGCCGGCCACGACCGGCCCGACGCCACGGACGTCGCCCTCGCCCTGCAACTGCGCACCGGAGTCCCACGGGGCGTGCCCATGGCCATCGGGGCACTGACGTGACCGCGGGCGAGGGTCCCGGCGGCGATCCGCGGCCCTGTGATCCGCCGCCCTGCGATCCGCAGTCCCGTGACCTGCGGTCCCGCGATCGCCCCCGCGATCCGCACTCGTGCGATCTGCTCTGCCGCGTCCTGCTCACCCGTGTCATCGAACCCGGCGACGAGGTCGGTGGCCGCTGGCTGCGGGAGTACGGGGTGCGGGAGGTCGTCCGGCGGTTGCGGGTCGGTGGGGAGCCGCTGCCGGGGGTGAGCGGGACGCGCTGGGCGGGGCTGGTGGCGCGGGCCGCGCAGGCCGAGCCACGACGGGATCTGGACACCGCGCGGGAGGCCGGCGTGCGGTTCGTGTACCCCGGGGGCGGCGAGTGGCCCGCCCAGCTCGACGACCTGGGGGACGCCCGGCCCATGGGACTGTGGGTGCGCGGCAGTCCCAGCCTGCGGATATGGGCGCTCCGCTCGGTCGCCGTCGTCGGGGCCAGGGCCTGTACCGAATACGGCGCCCACATGGCGTCCACGCTGGCCGCGGGGCTCGCCGAGCGCGGGTGGGTGGTGGTGTCCGGCGGCGCCTACGGGGTCGACGGCGCCGCTCACCGGGGTGCCCTCGGCGCGAGCGGCGCCACCGTCGCCGTACTGGCCTGCGGGGTCGACCGGCCCTATCCGCGCGGGCACACCGAGCTGATCGCGAGGATCGCGGAACAGGGGCTGGTGGTCGGGGAGTTGCCGCCCGGTGATCATCCGACGCCGAGCCGGTTCGTCCTGCGGAACAGAGTGATCGCGGCGCTCACCAGGGGCACGGTGGTCGTGGAGGCCGCCTACCGCAGCGGTTCGCTGGTCACGGCGCGGGCGGCGCAGCGCCTGGGGCGGTTCACCATGGGTGTGCCCGGACCCGTCACCAGCGGACTCTCCGCGGGCGTGCACGAGCTGCTGCGCGGGGAGGCGGCCTTGGTCACCGATGCCGCGGAAGTCGTCGAGCTGGTCGGCGACATGGGTGAGCTGGCCCCGGTCCGGCGCGGCCCGGTGCTGCCGCGCGACCTGCTGGAACCGGCCGCGCGGCAGGTCCTGGCCGCCGTGCCCGGGAGCCGCGCCGCACGGCCCGGGGAGATCGCGCGCGGCGCGCAGACGACGGAGGACGAGGCGATCGCGAGGCTGTACGAACTCCGATCACTTGGCTATGTCGAACGACACGACGATGGCTGGAAGTTGACACGCCAGGCGCTGATCTCGGTCCGTGACGGTCACGGTCGGTGCTGACCGAATGGGTTCGGCCGTCCGGGGGAATC
Encoded proteins:
- a CDS encoding YifB family Mg chelatase-like AAA ATPase — encoded protein: MGFARTCSVALVGVEGVVVEVQADLEPGVAAFTLVGLPDKSLTESKDRVRAAVVNSGASWPSKKLTVGLSPASVPKAGSGFDLAIACAVLGAAERIDPRVLADIVMIGELGLDGRVRPVRGVLPAVLAAADAGYEQVVVPECAAAEASLVPGVSVLGIRSLRQLIAVLTDEPVPEEEPDEQGRPDPLLAGLRVPGTGAATGMHLGTGRHEQDHDLADVVGQRSARTAVEVSAAGGHHLFLEGPPGAGKTMLAERLPAVLPRLTREESLEVTAVHSVAGLLPPGKPLIGVAPYCAPHHSATMQSLVGGGQGIARPGAVSLAHRGVLFLDEAPEFHGQTLDALRQPLESGHVVIARSAGVVRFPARFLMVLAANPCPCGRFSRRDTLCECPPSAIRRYQARLSGPLLDRVDLRVEVDPVTRAQLTEPGARGESTATVSDRVREARERAAARLVGTPWRTNSEVPGRELRGTWHAATGAMDEAERNLERGVLTARGLDRVLRVAWTVADLAGHDRPDATDVALALQLRTGVPRGVPMAIGALT
- the lepB gene encoding signal peptidase I produces the protein MDTEAQPTERDRSSRPDTGAAEERSRFALVSRITEWLPGGWITLTLFVCLLFLLLLNTFVVQPFQIPSGSMEQGLRIGDRVLVNKLAYRFGAEPRRGDIVVFDGTGYFGDADYIKRVVGVGGDHVVCCDQKGRIEVNGRPVDETAFLHPGDSASAVPFDVVVPDGTLFVLGDHRSDSSDSRDHLGSPGGGMIPVGDVIGRADWIVWPTGHVRHLNRPAAYARVPAAEGAHG
- a CDS encoding DUF2469 domain-containing protein, coding for MSAEDLEKYETEMELKLYREYRDVVGLFKYVIETERRFYLTNDYEMQVHSVQGEVFFEVSMADAWVWDMYRPARFVKQVRVLTFKDVNIEELNKTDLELPGG
- the lepB gene encoding signal peptidase I, with the translated sequence MGDVAVGARSGHDGEEHPGRPAEDSVPGLDGDMTSGNEPGPAGGGPSSGGQQPGSGDDGPGGSAAGPQKPRSFWKELPILVGIALVLALLIKTFLVQAFSIPSDSMQNTLQQGDRVLVDKLTPWFGSEPERGEVVVFHDPAEWLKGEPTPTPNAVQKVLSWIGLMPSAEEKDLIKRVIGVGGDTIECKGSGPLKVNGKALNEPYVYPGNTPCSVDDQGGQFKVKVPEGYIWVMGDHRQNSRDSRYNQDDKNHGMVPVDKVVGRAIVKAWPINRWGTLPVPDTFDQPLDQQSSAASSLPVAPQALALVGVLPVAVWRRRRTAARSASAGTKA
- a CDS encoding YraN family protein, translated to MNARGALGRYGEELAARRLAEAGMTVLERNWRGGRTGEIDIVARDGDVLVVCEVKTRRSGGFEHPMAAVTPEKAGRLRGLAERWIHAHGGAPPGGVRIDLVGILLPDRGAPVVEHARGVA
- the lepB gene encoding signal peptidase I, producing the protein MGNRGKPRGMPSSAADNLLPTGSRRAASPAGGRSRAERRKLQRKVKRKRRRSAAREIPLLVGVAVLIALVLKTFLVQAFVIPSGSMEQTIRIGDRVLVDKFTPWFGSKPQRGDVVVFHDPGGWLADEQTTKKNDPVVVKQFKEGLTFIGLLPSDNEKDLIKRVIGVGGDHVKCCDAQGRVTVNGVPLTEGDYLFPGNAPSTTPFDITVPQGRLWVMGDHRGNSADSRAHQNTDYGGTVSVDSVVGRAMVIGWPVDHWTRLQEPKTFASVSNSVSGSTAAPELSHRVASDEPNGFIQLPTPAELPLVMGVVGLRRARGRRRHRVRSWRGGCSGWRTVGTRRRGAPRAPRGRQCPRPGRRHDLRE
- the dprA gene encoding DNA-processing protein DprA → MRSRDRPRDPHSCDLLCRVLLTRVIEPGDEVGGRWLREYGVREVVRRLRVGGEPLPGVSGTRWAGLVARAAQAEPRRDLDTAREAGVRFVYPGGGEWPAQLDDLGDARPMGLWVRGSPSLRIWALRSVAVVGARACTEYGAHMASTLAAGLAERGWVVVSGGAYGVDGAAHRGALGASGATVAVLACGVDRPYPRGHTELIARIAEQGLVVGELPPGDHPTPSRFVLRNRVIAALTRGTVVVEAAYRSGSLVTARAAQRLGRFTMGVPGPVTSGLSAGVHELLRGEAALVTDAAEVVELVGDMGELAPVRRGPVLPRDLLEPAARQVLAAVPGSRAARPGEIARGAQTTEDEAIARLYELRSLGYVERHDDGWKLTRQALISVRDGHGRC
- the lepB gene encoding signal peptidase I translates to MGGESTTRTAPRSGGRGTAQVGSRLGQRLSGLAVALGLVLFLGGFVWAAVVYRPYTVPTSSMEPTITMGDRVLAQRIDGNEVRRGDVVVFRDKSWVTNANVVKRVVAVGGDTVSCCTDGKLTVNGKQIEEPYLPKGSLAEVKNIPTVKVPEGRLFLLGDERRGSLDSTAHLTDAASGTVSRNAVSARVDAVIWPMNGMLKRPTGFEDLGALSQPGPLRIIFSCVVGGAVLVLGGGAYGPIAKRMARSRAGKRPEPTSAS
- a CDS encoding NUDIX hydrolase, with protein sequence MPAEATDAGETAARDDGGPANAYEDSYQGGLRKVARVVLLDAEDRILLLHGHEPDDPADDWWFTPGGGLEGDETREQAALRELTEETGITEVELGPVLWRRVCSFPFAGRHWDQDEWYYLARTAQTVTAAAGLTELERRSVAGARWWTCQELTRAHETVYPTRLAELLRRLLDEGPPAGPVTLDPEIV